One window from the genome of Epinephelus fuscoguttatus linkage group LG3, E.fuscoguttatus.final_Chr_v1 encodes:
- the sh2d3a gene encoding breast cancer anti-estrogen resistance protein 3 homolog isoform X5: MDSLKKELEEELKLSTEDPRSHAWYHGPLSREAAESLFERDGDFLVRDSSSAPGDYVLSCFWKDGPMHFKIIRVILRPKKGYSRELFQFEEDRFDNVPALIRFYVGGRRPISQASGAVIFHPITRTLPLRVITEQHSESTSSSSSRGSGREGHNEANKRRSFSSTHNDTLQVINPLLRSGSQPANLENVGRRPSLQSAQSDSNLRTGVPQNTQSQNTGPAPISPVFRTGSEPLLSPRPRHTRPTFPGGGVTLRGSDGQLHPRAPPKPLRVSAVFANDVPPPPMDRDVDPSSFYDELVVQVPQSRRKGHVDRLRAEEKWQSRARLTETSFGFLEAQEKSDASSQLPLLPQKKGAQEAEDWHFEKPHVESVSCFQLDQFESLLLPENNRPLDPSILLTLKELFNRSNTEITALHMLSVDCQVARIVGVTDEQKRLMGVGSGLELVTLPHGHQLRQDLLERHHLIALGVAVDILGCTGTVSQRATVLHKVILLAQALKEHAHDLYSFSAVMKALEMPQIMRLEMTWRALRRNHTETAVLFEKNLKPFMNMLNEGDDSEVHGPIAVPHLVPLLMAMEGDDPVEDSERGCELLYDVLQSARSAALHAQDYQRHAHSLLTAGWEPVPELLEAFRTEFALRLFWGHSGATADREERYEKFDKILCVLSDKLEPVEITPLQPDPLT, from the exons ATGGACTCATTAAagaaggagctggaggaggagctgaagcTCAGCACTGAGGACCCGAGGAGCCATGCATGGTACCACGGACCGCTGAGCAGAGAG GCTGCAGAGTCCTTGTTTGAGAGGGACGGAGACTTCCTGGTGCGAGACTCAAGCTCCGCACCTGGGGACTACGTTTTGAGCTGCTTTTGGAAGGATGGGCCAATGCACTTTAAGATCATACGAGTGATCCTTCGTCCCAAAAAG GGCTACTCTCGGGAGCTGTTCCAGTTTGAGGAGGATCGCTTTGACAATGTTCCTGCTCTGATCCGATTCTATGTGGGCGGGCGTCGGCCCATCTCTCAGGCCTCGGGCGCTGTGATCTTTCACCCAATCACACGGACCCTTCCTCTGCGTGTCATCACTGAGCAACACTCGGAGTctacaagcagcagcagcagtagaggTTCAGGGAGAGAAGGACACAATGAGGCCAACAAAAGACGCAGCTTCAGCTctacacacaatgacacactgCAGGTCATCAATCCACTGCTGAG GAGTGGAAGTCAGCCTGCTAACTTGGAGAACGTTGGACGCAGGCCTTCACTTCAGTCTGCACAATCTGACAGCAACCTGCGAACAG GTGTCCCACAGAACACTCAGTCACAGAACACCGGCCCCGCCCCCATCTCTCCAGTGTTTCGCACGGGCAGCGAGCCCCTGCTGAGCCCCCGACCACGACACACACGCCCCACCTTTCCAG GTGGTGGTGTAACTTTGCGAGGTTCAGATGGTCAGCTGCACCCGAGAGCTCCTCCTAAACCTCTTAGGGTCTCTGCCGTCTTCGCTAACGACGTCCCTCCCCCACCCATGGACCGGGACGTTGACCCCTCGTCTTTTTACGATGAGCTGGTCGTCCAG GTGCCACAGTCTCGACGGAAAGGTCATGTGGACAGACTGCGTGCAGAGGAGAAGTGGCAGAGCCGCGCCCGCCTCACAGAGACTTCCTTTGGCTTTTTGGAGGCACAGGAGAAGAGTGACGCATCATCACAGCTGCCTTTGCTACCGCAGAAGAAGGGGGCACAGGAAGCTGAAGACTGGCATTTTGAAAAGCCACAT GTGGAGTCAGTCTCGTGTTTCCAGCTGGATCAGTTTGAGTCGCTGCTCTTGCCAGAGAACAACCGACCTCTAGATCCCAGCATCCTGCTAACACTCAAAGAGCTCTTCAACCGCTCAAACACCGAAATCACCgctctgcacatgctcagtgTTGACTGTCAG GTCGCACGCATCGTCGGGGTGACAGATGAGCAGAAGAGGCTTATGGGAGTTGGATCAGGGTTGGAGCTGGTCACTTTGCCGCACGGACACCAGTTACGACAGGATTTGTTAGAAAG gCATCATCTAATAGCACTGGGAGTCGCAGTGGACATCCTGGGCTGCACAGGGACTGTGAGTCAAAGGGCAACCGTTTTACATAAAGTAATCTTATTGGCTCAGGCCCTGAAAGAACACGCCCATGACCTCTACTCCTTCTCAGCAGTGATGAAGGCCCTGGAGATGCCACAG ATAATGCGACTGGAAATGACGTGGCGAGCGCTGAGGAGGAATCACACAGAGACTGCAGTTTTATTTGAGAAGAATCTCAAACCCTTCATGAACATGCTGAATGAGGGAGACG ACTCTGAGGTCCACGGTCCCATAGCCGTGCCACACCTGGTTCCCCTGCTGATGGCGATGGAGGGTGATGACCCGGTGGAGGACAGTGAGCGAGGCTGTGAGCTTCTCTACGACGTCCTTCAGTCAGCTCGCAGTGCCGCGTTGCACGCACAAGATTATCAGCGGCACGCACACTCTCTGCTCACAG CAGGCTGGGAGCCAGTCCCCGAGCTGCTGGAGGCTTTCCGGACAGAGTTCGCCCTGCGGCTTTTCTGGGGTCATTCGGGGGCAACGGCTGACAGAGAGGAGCGCTACGAGAAGTTTGACAAGATTCTTTGTGTACTTTCAGATAAACTGGAACCTGTGGAGATCACCCCACTACAACCCGACCCTCTAACCTGA